Proteins found in one Stigmatopora nigra isolate UIUO_SnigA chromosome 15, RoL_Snig_1.1, whole genome shotgun sequence genomic segment:
- the rpsa gene encoding small ribosomal subunit protein uS2 isoform X1 — MSGSLDALQMKEEDVLKFLAAGTHLGGTNLDFQMEQYVYKRKSDGVYIINLKKTWEKLLLAARAIVAIENPADICVISSRNTGQRAVLKFASATGSTTFHGRFTPGTFTNQIQAAFREPRLLIVTDPRADHQPLTEASYVNIPSIALCNTDSPLRYVDIAIPCNNKGNHSVGLMWWMLAREVLRMRGTISREHPWEVMPDLYFYRDPEEIEKEEQAAAEKAVGKEEFQGEWTAPTAEFVQPEVADWSEGVAVPSVPIQQYAAGRELLQGNSRQNVYLGVDYFLFFCPAGAPAPAKPAEAFTEDWSNQPATEDWSTAPTAQASDWGGATSDWS; from the exons ATGTCCGGAAGTCTAGATGCCCTCCAAATGAAGGAGGAAGATGTGCTCAAGTTCCTGGCTGCAGGAACCCATTTGGGTGGTACCAACTTGGACTTCCAAATGGAGCAGTATGTCTACAAGAGAAAAAGTGATG GTGTGTACATCATTAACCTGAAAAAAACCTGGGAGAAGCTGCTGCTGGCTGCAAGAGCCATTGTTGCCATCGAAAACCCAGCTGACATTTGTGTCATCTCCTCCAGGAACACTGGACAG CGAGCTGTGTTGAAGTTTGCCTCCGCCACGGGGTCCACCACCTTCCACGGCCGTTTCACCCCGGGTACATTCACCAATCAGATCCAGGCTGCTTTCAGAGAGCCCCGCCTCCTGATTGTGACTGATCCTCGCGCTGATCACCAGCCGCTGACTGAGGCCTCCTATGTGAACATCCCATCCATTGCTCTGTGCAACACTGACTCCCCGCTGAGATATGTGGACATTGCCATCCCCTGTAACAACAAG GGTAACCACTCTGTGGGTCTCATGTGGTGGATGTTGGCCCGTGAGGTTCTCCGGATGAGGGGTACCATTTCCAGAGAGCATCCCTGGGAAGTCATGCCTGATCTGTACTTCTACAGAGATCCTGAAGAG ATTGAAAAGGAGGAGCAGGCCGCTGCCGAAAAGGCAGTTGGAAAGGAGGAATTCCAGGGTGAATGGACTGCCCCTACTGCTGAGTTTGTCCAGCCTGAGGTTGCTGATTGGTCTGAGGGTGTTGCTGTGCCATCTGTGCCCATTCAGCAGTATGCAGCAGGTAGAGAATTGCTTCAAGGAAACTCTCGTCAAAATGTCTATTTGGGTGTtgactattttcttttcttttgtccaGCTGGTGCTCCAGCACCTGCTAAACCTGCTGAAGCCTTCACAG AGGATTGGAGCAATCAGCCCGCTACCGAGGACTGGTCCACCGCTCCCACTGCCCAGGCCTCAGACTGGGGTGGTGCAACTTCTGATTGGTCCTAA
- the rpsa gene encoding small ribosomal subunit protein uS2 isoform X2, with product MSGSLDALQMKEEDVLKFLAAGTHLGGTNLDFQMEQYVYKRKSDGVYIINLKKTWEKLLLAARAIVAIENPADICVISSRNTGQRAVLKFASATGSTTFHGRFTPGTFTNQIQAAFREPRLLIVTDPRADHQPLTEASYVNIPSIALCNTDSPLRYVDIAIPCNNKGNHSVGLMWWMLAREVLRMRGTISREHPWEVMPDLYFYRDPEEIEKEEQAAAEKAVGKEEFQGEWTAPTAEFVQPEVADWSEGVAVPSVPIQQYAAAGAPAPAKPAEAFTEDWSNQPATEDWSTAPTAQASDWGGATSDWS from the exons ATGTCCGGAAGTCTAGATGCCCTCCAAATGAAGGAGGAAGATGTGCTCAAGTTCCTGGCTGCAGGAACCCATTTGGGTGGTACCAACTTGGACTTCCAAATGGAGCAGTATGTCTACAAGAGAAAAAGTGATG GTGTGTACATCATTAACCTGAAAAAAACCTGGGAGAAGCTGCTGCTGGCTGCAAGAGCCATTGTTGCCATCGAAAACCCAGCTGACATTTGTGTCATCTCCTCCAGGAACACTGGACAG CGAGCTGTGTTGAAGTTTGCCTCCGCCACGGGGTCCACCACCTTCCACGGCCGTTTCACCCCGGGTACATTCACCAATCAGATCCAGGCTGCTTTCAGAGAGCCCCGCCTCCTGATTGTGACTGATCCTCGCGCTGATCACCAGCCGCTGACTGAGGCCTCCTATGTGAACATCCCATCCATTGCTCTGTGCAACACTGACTCCCCGCTGAGATATGTGGACATTGCCATCCCCTGTAACAACAAG GGTAACCACTCTGTGGGTCTCATGTGGTGGATGTTGGCCCGTGAGGTTCTCCGGATGAGGGGTACCATTTCCAGAGAGCATCCCTGGGAAGTCATGCCTGATCTGTACTTCTACAGAGATCCTGAAGAG ATTGAAAAGGAGGAGCAGGCCGCTGCCGAAAAGGCAGTTGGAAAGGAGGAATTCCAGGGTGAATGGACTGCCCCTACTGCTGAGTTTGTCCAGCCTGAGGTTGCTGATTGGTCTGAGGGTGTTGCTGTGCCATCTGTGCCCATTCAGCAGTATGCAGCAG CTGGTGCTCCAGCACCTGCTAAACCTGCTGAAGCCTTCACAG AGGATTGGAGCAATCAGCCCGCTACCGAGGACTGGTCCACCGCTCCCACTGCCCAGGCCTCAGACTGGGGTGGTGCAACTTCTGATTGGTCCTAA
- the LOC144208879 gene encoding mitochondrial glycine transporter A-like: MEISFAHPALKAFMCGALSGTCSTLLFQPLDLIKTRLQTLQSSVQPGSVHVGMMRVLLNVVRTEKLTGLWKGVSPSFMRTIPGVGLYFSTYHSLKQQFFQEKHPGALGAVMLGGGARTVVGVLMLPVTVIKTRYECGRFRYESVTGALRSVCQTEGPAALYSGMIATLLRDVPFSGIYVMFYSQMKSNLPTEIHISAFGPLANFGCGIVAGVSASLITQPADVVKTLVQVNPPMRTIDAVKYIYLEHGLKGFLRGAVPRSLRRTLVAAMAWTVYEQMMAYIGLKS; encoded by the exons ATGGAAATTTCATTT GCCCACCCTGCCCTCAAAGCCTTCATGTGCGGCGCTTTGAGTGGAACTTGCTCAACGCTGCTTTTCCAACCACTCGACCTGATCAAGACACGCCTGCAGACGTTGCAAAGTAGCGTTCAGCCTGG ttctgTCCATGTAGGGATGATGAGAGTGCTCCTCAATGTGGTGCGGACAGAGAAGCTGACGGGATTGTGGAAAGGAGTTTCACCG TCTTTCATGAGAACCATCCCTGGTGTGGGGCTCTACTTCAGCACTTACCATTCATTAAAGCAGCAGTTCTTCCAAGAAAAGCATCCTGGAGCATTGGGGGCGGTGATGCTTGGAGGTGGGGCCAGGACAGTTGTTGGGGTCCTCATGCTGCCTGTAACGGTCATCAAGACTCGATATGAA TGTGGCAGGTTTCGCTATGAGAGCGTCACCGGGGCTCTGCGCAGTGTGTGTCAGACTGAAGGCCCCGCGGCGTTGTACTCTGGCATGATAGCCACTCTCCTCCGAGATGTTCCATTCTCTGGCATATATGTGATGTTTTACAGCCAGATGAAGAGCAACTTGCCGACTG AGATCCACATATCTGCTTTCGGCCCATTGGCTAACTTCGGCTGCGGGATCGTGGCAGGGGTTTCGGCGTCATTGATCACCCAGCCAGCCGATGTCGTTAAAACACTCGTCCAAGTAAACCCTCCCATGAGGACAATCGATGCGGTCAAATACATCTATTTG GAACATGGACTTAAGGGTTTCTTACGTGGGGCTGTGCCACGCTCTCTTCGGAGGACTTTGGTGGCTGCCATGGCATGGACCGTCTACGAACAGATGATGGCATATATCGGACTGAAATCGTGA
- the LOC144208878 gene encoding thyroid hormone receptor alpha isoform X2 gives MEPGPKKQNNESSEKDEKGWLDVPKRKRKNSQSSMKSMSGYIPSYLEKDEPCVVCGDKATGYHYRCITCEGCKGFFRRTIQKNLHPAYSCKYEACCIIDKITRNQCQLCRFKKCISVGMAMDLVLDDSKRVAKRRLIEENREKRKREELVRTLHVRPEPNTTEWELIRMATEAHRHTNAQGSSWKQKRKFLSDDIGQGKLVPTTEEDKVDLEAFSEFTKIMTPAITRVVDFAKKLPMFSDLPCEDQIILLKGCCMEIMSLRAAVRYDPESETLTLNGEMAVKREQLKNGGLGVVSDAIFDLGKSLAQFSLDDSEVALMQAVLLMSSDRSGLTSVEKIEQCQEAYLLAFEHYINYRKHNIPHFWPKLLMKVTDLRMIGACHASRFLHMKVECPNELFPPLFLEVFEDQDV, from the exons GTGGCTCGATGTGCCAAAGAGAAAAAGGAAGAACAGCCAGTCTTCAATGAAGAGTATGTCTG GGTACATCCCCAGCTACTTGGAGAAGGATGAGCCATGTGTGGTGTGCGGTGATAAGGCAACGGGTTACCACTACCGGTGCATTACATGCGAAGGGTGCAAG GGTTTCTTCCGACGAACCATCCAAAAAAACCTCCACCCGGCGTACTCTTGTAAATATGAAGCCTGTTGCATCATCGACAAGATCACGCGGAACCAATGCCAGCTCTGTCGCTTTAAAAAGTGCATCTCCGTTGGCATGGCCATGGACT TGGTATTGGACGATTCGAAGCGCGTGGCAAAACGGCGTCTTATCGAAGAGAATcgagagaaaagaaaaagagaggagCTGGTGCGGACACTTCACGTGAGGCCAGAGCCAAACACAACAGAGTGGGAGTTAATCAGAATGGCCACTGAAGCCCACCGACACACCAATGCCCAGGGATCCAGCTGGAAACAGAAGCGCAAGTTTCTG TCAGATGATATTGGTCAGGGAAAACTGGTGCCCACAACGGAAGAAGATAAAGTGGACCTGGAAGCCTTTAGTGAGTTCACCAAGATAATGACACCTGCAATCACACGTGTGGTGGACTTTGCCAAGAAACTGCCCATGTTCTCAGAC CTCCCATGTGAAGACCAGATTATCTTATTAAAAGGCTGCTGCATGGAAATTATGTCCCTCCGAGCTGCCGTTCGCTACGATCCGGAGAGTGAGACATTGACACTAAATGGCGAAATGGCCGTGAAACGTGAACAGCTCAAAAACGGCGGTTTGGGAGTGGTGTCGGACGCCATCTTTGATTTAGGAAAAAGCTTGGCCCAATTCAGTCTGGATGACTCTGAGGTGGCATTGATGCAGGCCGTCCTTCTTATGAGCTCAG ATCGCTCAGGATTAACAAGTGTGGAGAAGATAGAGCAGTGCCAAGAAGCTTACCTACTGGCTTTTGAACACTACATCAACTACCGTAAGCACAACATTCCTCACTTTTGGCCCAAGCTGTTGATGAAGGTAACGGACCTACGTATGATCGGAGCGTGCCACGCCAGTCGCTTCCTCCACATGAAGGTGGAGTGTCCCAACGAACTCTTTCCCCCACTCTTCTTGGAGGTCTTTGAAGACCAAGATGTGTGA
- the LOC144208878 gene encoding thyroid hormone receptor alpha isoform X1, with translation MEPGPKKQNNESSEKDEKGWLDVPKRKRKNSQSSMKSMSALSISVPGYIPSYLEKDEPCVVCGDKATGYHYRCITCEGCKGFFRRTIQKNLHPAYSCKYEACCIIDKITRNQCQLCRFKKCISVGMAMDLVLDDSKRVAKRRLIEENREKRKREELVRTLHVRPEPNTTEWELIRMATEAHRHTNAQGSSWKQKRKFLSDDIGQGKLVPTTEEDKVDLEAFSEFTKIMTPAITRVVDFAKKLPMFSDLPCEDQIILLKGCCMEIMSLRAAVRYDPESETLTLNGEMAVKREQLKNGGLGVVSDAIFDLGKSLAQFSLDDSEVALMQAVLLMSSDRSGLTSVEKIEQCQEAYLLAFEHYINYRKHNIPHFWPKLLMKVTDLRMIGACHASRFLHMKVECPNELFPPLFLEVFEDQDV, from the exons GTGGCTCGATGTGCCAAAGAGAAAAAGGAAGAACAGCCAGTCTTCAATGAAGAGTATGTCTG CTCTTAGCATCTCTGTTCCAGGGTACATCCCCAGCTACTTGGAGAAGGATGAGCCATGTGTGGTGTGCGGTGATAAGGCAACGGGTTACCACTACCGGTGCATTACATGCGAAGGGTGCAAG GGTTTCTTCCGACGAACCATCCAAAAAAACCTCCACCCGGCGTACTCTTGTAAATATGAAGCCTGTTGCATCATCGACAAGATCACGCGGAACCAATGCCAGCTCTGTCGCTTTAAAAAGTGCATCTCCGTTGGCATGGCCATGGACT TGGTATTGGACGATTCGAAGCGCGTGGCAAAACGGCGTCTTATCGAAGAGAATcgagagaaaagaaaaagagaggagCTGGTGCGGACACTTCACGTGAGGCCAGAGCCAAACACAACAGAGTGGGAGTTAATCAGAATGGCCACTGAAGCCCACCGACACACCAATGCCCAGGGATCCAGCTGGAAACAGAAGCGCAAGTTTCTG TCAGATGATATTGGTCAGGGAAAACTGGTGCCCACAACGGAAGAAGATAAAGTGGACCTGGAAGCCTTTAGTGAGTTCACCAAGATAATGACACCTGCAATCACACGTGTGGTGGACTTTGCCAAGAAACTGCCCATGTTCTCAGAC CTCCCATGTGAAGACCAGATTATCTTATTAAAAGGCTGCTGCATGGAAATTATGTCCCTCCGAGCTGCCGTTCGCTACGATCCGGAGAGTGAGACATTGACACTAAATGGCGAAATGGCCGTGAAACGTGAACAGCTCAAAAACGGCGGTTTGGGAGTGGTGTCGGACGCCATCTTTGATTTAGGAAAAAGCTTGGCCCAATTCAGTCTGGATGACTCTGAGGTGGCATTGATGCAGGCCGTCCTTCTTATGAGCTCAG ATCGCTCAGGATTAACAAGTGTGGAGAAGATAGAGCAGTGCCAAGAAGCTTACCTACTGGCTTTTGAACACTACATCAACTACCGTAAGCACAACATTCCTCACTTTTGGCCCAAGCTGTTGATGAAGGTAACGGACCTACGTATGATCGGAGCGTGCCACGCCAGTCGCTTCCTCCACATGAAGGTGGAGTGTCCCAACGAACTCTTTCCCCCACTCTTCTTGGAGGTCTTTGAAGACCAAGATGTGTGA
- the LOC144208878 gene encoding thyroid hormone receptor alpha isoform X4 has translation MHILQPYCINRWLDVPKRKRKNSQSSMKSMSGYIPSYLEKDEPCVVCGDKATGYHYRCITCEGCKGFFRRTIQKNLHPAYSCKYEACCIIDKITRNQCQLCRFKKCISVGMAMDLVLDDSKRVAKRRLIEENREKRKREELVRTLHVRPEPNTTEWELIRMATEAHRHTNAQGSSWKQKRKFLSDDIGQGKLVPTTEEDKVDLEAFSEFTKIMTPAITRVVDFAKKLPMFSDLPCEDQIILLKGCCMEIMSLRAAVRYDPESETLTLNGEMAVKREQLKNGGLGVVSDAIFDLGKSLAQFSLDDSEVALMQAVLLMSSDRSGLTSVEKIEQCQEAYLLAFEHYINYRKHNIPHFWPKLLMKVTDLRMIGACHASRFLHMKVECPNELFPPLFLEVFEDQDV, from the exons ATGCATATTTTACAGCCATACTGCATCAACAG GTGGCTCGATGTGCCAAAGAGAAAAAGGAAGAACAGCCAGTCTTCAATGAAGAGTATGTCTG GGTACATCCCCAGCTACTTGGAGAAGGATGAGCCATGTGTGGTGTGCGGTGATAAGGCAACGGGTTACCACTACCGGTGCATTACATGCGAAGGGTGCAAG GGTTTCTTCCGACGAACCATCCAAAAAAACCTCCACCCGGCGTACTCTTGTAAATATGAAGCCTGTTGCATCATCGACAAGATCACGCGGAACCAATGCCAGCTCTGTCGCTTTAAAAAGTGCATCTCCGTTGGCATGGCCATGGACT TGGTATTGGACGATTCGAAGCGCGTGGCAAAACGGCGTCTTATCGAAGAGAATcgagagaaaagaaaaagagaggagCTGGTGCGGACACTTCACGTGAGGCCAGAGCCAAACACAACAGAGTGGGAGTTAATCAGAATGGCCACTGAAGCCCACCGACACACCAATGCCCAGGGATCCAGCTGGAAACAGAAGCGCAAGTTTCTG TCAGATGATATTGGTCAGGGAAAACTGGTGCCCACAACGGAAGAAGATAAAGTGGACCTGGAAGCCTTTAGTGAGTTCACCAAGATAATGACACCTGCAATCACACGTGTGGTGGACTTTGCCAAGAAACTGCCCATGTTCTCAGAC CTCCCATGTGAAGACCAGATTATCTTATTAAAAGGCTGCTGCATGGAAATTATGTCCCTCCGAGCTGCCGTTCGCTACGATCCGGAGAGTGAGACATTGACACTAAATGGCGAAATGGCCGTGAAACGTGAACAGCTCAAAAACGGCGGTTTGGGAGTGGTGTCGGACGCCATCTTTGATTTAGGAAAAAGCTTGGCCCAATTCAGTCTGGATGACTCTGAGGTGGCATTGATGCAGGCCGTCCTTCTTATGAGCTCAG ATCGCTCAGGATTAACAAGTGTGGAGAAGATAGAGCAGTGCCAAGAAGCTTACCTACTGGCTTTTGAACACTACATCAACTACCGTAAGCACAACATTCCTCACTTTTGGCCCAAGCTGTTGATGAAGGTAACGGACCTACGTATGATCGGAGCGTGCCACGCCAGTCGCTTCCTCCACATGAAGGTGGAGTGTCCCAACGAACTCTTTCCCCCACTCTTCTTGGAGGTCTTTGAAGACCAAGATGTGTGA
- the LOC144208878 gene encoding thyroid hormone receptor alpha isoform X3 produces MHILQPYCINRWLDVPKRKRKNSQSSMKSMSALSISVPGYIPSYLEKDEPCVVCGDKATGYHYRCITCEGCKGFFRRTIQKNLHPAYSCKYEACCIIDKITRNQCQLCRFKKCISVGMAMDLVLDDSKRVAKRRLIEENREKRKREELVRTLHVRPEPNTTEWELIRMATEAHRHTNAQGSSWKQKRKFLSDDIGQGKLVPTTEEDKVDLEAFSEFTKIMTPAITRVVDFAKKLPMFSDLPCEDQIILLKGCCMEIMSLRAAVRYDPESETLTLNGEMAVKREQLKNGGLGVVSDAIFDLGKSLAQFSLDDSEVALMQAVLLMSSDRSGLTSVEKIEQCQEAYLLAFEHYINYRKHNIPHFWPKLLMKVTDLRMIGACHASRFLHMKVECPNELFPPLFLEVFEDQDV; encoded by the exons ATGCATATTTTACAGCCATACTGCATCAACAG GTGGCTCGATGTGCCAAAGAGAAAAAGGAAGAACAGCCAGTCTTCAATGAAGAGTATGTCTG CTCTTAGCATCTCTGTTCCAGGGTACATCCCCAGCTACTTGGAGAAGGATGAGCCATGTGTGGTGTGCGGTGATAAGGCAACGGGTTACCACTACCGGTGCATTACATGCGAAGGGTGCAAG GGTTTCTTCCGACGAACCATCCAAAAAAACCTCCACCCGGCGTACTCTTGTAAATATGAAGCCTGTTGCATCATCGACAAGATCACGCGGAACCAATGCCAGCTCTGTCGCTTTAAAAAGTGCATCTCCGTTGGCATGGCCATGGACT TGGTATTGGACGATTCGAAGCGCGTGGCAAAACGGCGTCTTATCGAAGAGAATcgagagaaaagaaaaagagaggagCTGGTGCGGACACTTCACGTGAGGCCAGAGCCAAACACAACAGAGTGGGAGTTAATCAGAATGGCCACTGAAGCCCACCGACACACCAATGCCCAGGGATCCAGCTGGAAACAGAAGCGCAAGTTTCTG TCAGATGATATTGGTCAGGGAAAACTGGTGCCCACAACGGAAGAAGATAAAGTGGACCTGGAAGCCTTTAGTGAGTTCACCAAGATAATGACACCTGCAATCACACGTGTGGTGGACTTTGCCAAGAAACTGCCCATGTTCTCAGAC CTCCCATGTGAAGACCAGATTATCTTATTAAAAGGCTGCTGCATGGAAATTATGTCCCTCCGAGCTGCCGTTCGCTACGATCCGGAGAGTGAGACATTGACACTAAATGGCGAAATGGCCGTGAAACGTGAACAGCTCAAAAACGGCGGTTTGGGAGTGGTGTCGGACGCCATCTTTGATTTAGGAAAAAGCTTGGCCCAATTCAGTCTGGATGACTCTGAGGTGGCATTGATGCAGGCCGTCCTTCTTATGAGCTCAG ATCGCTCAGGATTAACAAGTGTGGAGAAGATAGAGCAGTGCCAAGAAGCTTACCTACTGGCTTTTGAACACTACATCAACTACCGTAAGCACAACATTCCTCACTTTTGGCCCAAGCTGTTGATGAAGGTAACGGACCTACGTATGATCGGAGCGTGCCACGCCAGTCGCTTCCTCCACATGAAGGTGGAGTGTCCCAACGAACTCTTTCCCCCACTCTTCTTGGAGGTCTTTGAAGACCAAGATGTGTGA